One segment of Pontibacter akesuensis DNA contains the following:
- a CDS encoding sensor histidine kinase — MEIKLSTANTLDTGTTWSLPTLRSVTQNRMLLHLVFWSVYVVFFGLLYGSYIDDYYYAFMVELVELPFKMGLVYFNMYYLLPRYLLQKRYLEFFVYLLLLLVAIGAVMQFVLMPFLIHPLFCSATCTEDNLNLYRFIKNMMNVSYVVAISAVIALLKNWYSHQQSARNLTQDKLEAELQFLKAQIHPHFLFNTLNSLYSLTLKKSDNAPEVVLKLSGLMDYMLYEANAAMVPLEKELNYIKNYIALEQVRYGDRVDVQFSATGSIAGRQVAPMLLLPFVENAFKHGVSTETKNAWIRIDVRVTEEELVLLVENCKCGDKASKCSRDMASGIGLKNLQRRLELLYEERYELEIEDEPDSYSARLSIMFA, encoded by the coding sequence ATGGAGATAAAGCTGAGCACCGCTAACACCCTTGACACCGGCACCACCTGGAGCCTGCCCACACTGCGCAGCGTTACTCAGAACCGTATGCTGCTGCACCTGGTTTTCTGGTCGGTGTATGTGGTGTTCTTCGGCCTGCTGTACGGCAGCTATATAGACGACTATTACTATGCCTTTATGGTGGAGTTGGTGGAGTTGCCTTTTAAAATGGGCTTGGTATACTTTAACATGTACTACCTGTTGCCGCGCTACCTGCTCCAGAAACGCTACCTCGAGTTTTTTGTGTACCTGCTGCTGCTCTTAGTGGCGATTGGGGCGGTGATGCAATTTGTGCTGATGCCTTTCCTGATTCACCCGCTTTTCTGCTCGGCTACCTGCACGGAGGACAACCTGAACCTGTACCGCTTTATCAAGAACATGATGAACGTGAGTTATGTGGTGGCCATTTCGGCGGTGATTGCCCTGCTCAAGAACTGGTACAGCCACCAGCAGTCGGCACGTAACCTGACGCAGGACAAGCTGGAGGCGGAACTTCAGTTTCTGAAAGCCCAGATCCACCCGCATTTTCTGTTCAACACGCTCAACAGCCTGTACTCGCTCACACTCAAGAAATCGGACAATGCGCCGGAGGTGGTGCTGAAGCTGTCAGGGCTGATGGATTACATGCTCTACGAAGCCAACGCGGCCATGGTGCCGCTGGAAAAGGAGCTGAACTACATCAAAAACTATATTGCGCTGGAGCAGGTGCGCTATGGCGATCGGGTAGACGTGCAGTTCTCGGCCACCGGAAGTATAGCCGGACGGCAGGTGGCGCCCATGCTGTTGCTGCCGTTCGTGGAGAACGCCTTTAAGCACGGCGTAAGTACCGAAACCAAAAATGCCTGGATCCGGATAGATGTGCGCGTGACGGAAGAGGAGCTGGTGCTGCTGGTGGAGAACTGCAAATGCGGCGATAAAGCAAGTAAATGTTCCCGCGACATGGCATCGGGTATTGGCCTGAAAAACCTGCAGCGCCGCCTGGAATTGCTCTACGAGGAGCGCTACGAACTAGAGATAGAAGACGAGCCGGACAGCTACTCCGCCAGGTTGAGCATCATGTTTGCGTAA
- a CDS encoding LytR/AlgR family response regulator transcription factor translates to MKLRCMIVDDEPLALDVLETFIQRLDTLELVCRCDNAVEAYSCLQSEHIDLMFLDIQMPKLTGIDFLKSLAHPPKVIFTTAYRDYAVEGFELNVVDYLLKPIAFERFLKAVSKVSAPEPVQSGLQAAPVAPAAVPATYAEAFIYLKSDKKMVKVMLSDVLYIESLKDYIRVKTETKEIISYQKISFLEEKLPTDKFLRIHRSFIVALDKIQAFSATAVDIGKSEIPIGRFYKNDVLQVLNQNNLLES, encoded by the coding sequence ATGAAATTACGCTGTATGATCGTGGATGATGAGCCCCTGGCACTGGATGTGCTGGAGACGTTTATTCAGCGGCTGGATACGCTGGAACTGGTGTGCCGCTGCGACAACGCCGTGGAGGCCTATAGCTGCCTGCAGAGTGAGCACATCGATCTGATGTTCCTCGATATCCAGATGCCCAAACTGACCGGGATAGATTTTCTTAAGTCGCTGGCGCACCCGCCAAAGGTAATCTTTACCACCGCCTACCGCGATTATGCCGTTGAGGGATTTGAATTGAATGTGGTAGATTACCTGCTCAAGCCCATTGCCTTCGAGCGCTTCCTGAAAGCGGTGTCCAAAGTGTCGGCGCCTGAGCCTGTGCAGTCCGGTTTGCAGGCTGCGCCTGTGGCCCCCGCTGCTGTGCCGGCAACTTATGCAGAGGCCTTCATCTACCTTAAATCAGACAAGAAAATGGTGAAGGTGATGCTCTCTGATGTTCTGTACATCGAGAGCCTGAAGGATTACATTCGGGTGAAGACAGAGACAAAGGAGATTATCTCGTACCAGAAAATATCTTTCCTGGAGGAGAAGCTGCCAACTGACAAGTTCCTGCGCATCCACCGCTCCTTTATCGTCGCCCTCGATAAGATTCAGGCTTTCTCTGCCACCGCCGTAGACATCGGGAAATCCGAAATTCCCATCGGCCGCTTCTACAAAAACGACGTGCTGCAGGTGCTCAACCAGAATAACCTGTTGGAAAGTTAG
- a CDS encoding cupin domain-containing protein, with amino-acid sequence MENQALQKVVLADKFDQINDHWNPRIAGELNGQQVKLAKFMGPFEWHHHEHEDEFFMVVKGEFEMHLRDKVITLLPGEFLIVPRGVEHRPVAHQEAEVLMFEPASTVNTGNLEHSERTRKDLERL; translated from the coding sequence ATGGAAAATCAAGCCTTGCAAAAAGTGGTTCTCGCCGATAAGTTCGACCAGATAAACGACCACTGGAACCCACGCATTGCCGGAGAACTGAACGGACAACAGGTAAAGCTGGCAAAATTCATGGGCCCGTTTGAGTGGCACCACCACGAGCACGAGGACGAGTTTTTTATGGTGGTAAAAGGCGAGTTTGAGATGCACCTGCGCGACAAAGTGATAACCCTTCTCCCGGGTGAGTTCCTGATCGTGCCGCGCGGCGTGGAGCACCGGCCGGTGGCCCATCAGGAAGCGGAAGTGCTGATGTTTGAGCCCGCCAGCACCGTTAACACAGGCAACCTGGAGCACAGCGAACGCACCCGAAAGGATTTGGAGCGGCTGTAG
- a CDS encoding M28 family metallopeptidase: MKKKPLLALALMLQFAFVAQAQQEPVDLDMVHRIKQEGLQNSQVMKTAFYLTDVSGPRLSGSPGLTRANEWAVKQLTGWGLKNAHQEEWGTFGRGWEVEKSYIAMAAPYYQQLIATPKAWTPGTNGEVKAEAVLVKLEKEEDLQQYKGKLSGKIILTQIDNEAKTTFAADAKRYSEEELHEMAMSLEASRSQSSWTPERIAEYRARMALRNKANEFFKEEGAAVILSTRGGMHGTHFTSNGAPYAPDAKPALPELEMGLEDYNRIVRLLEAKQPVKLEVETKTRFFDKDMKGYNVIAEIPGTDKKLKDEVVMLGGHIDSWHGSTGATDNAAGVAVMMEAVRILQAMGVKPKRTIRIALWTGEEQGLHGSRGYVKNHFGDPATMKLTKEQEKLSAYYNLDNGTGKIRGIYLQGNDAVRPIMEAWLAPFHDLGATTVTIRNTGGTDHLAFDAVGLPGFQFIQDEIDYDTRTHHTNQDSYDRLQADDLRQAATIVASMVYHTAMRDKKLPRKPLPKPRQTS, encoded by the coding sequence ATGAAAAAGAAACCGCTACTCGCCTTAGCCCTGATGCTGCAATTCGCCTTTGTGGCGCAGGCGCAGCAGGAACCTGTGGACCTGGACATGGTGCACCGCATCAAACAGGAAGGCCTGCAGAACTCGCAGGTCATGAAAACCGCTTTTTACCTGACGGACGTTTCGGGCCCGCGCCTTTCCGGCTCCCCCGGCCTGACGCGCGCCAACGAGTGGGCGGTAAAGCAACTCACCGGGTGGGGCCTGAAAAACGCGCATCAGGAGGAATGGGGCACGTTTGGCCGCGGCTGGGAGGTGGAGAAATCCTACATCGCCATGGCAGCCCCCTACTACCAGCAGCTGATAGCCACCCCTAAGGCCTGGACGCCGGGCACCAACGGCGAGGTGAAAGCCGAGGCCGTGCTGGTGAAACTGGAGAAGGAGGAGGACCTGCAGCAGTACAAAGGCAAACTGTCGGGCAAAATCATACTTACCCAGATCGACAACGAGGCCAAAACCACTTTCGCCGCTGATGCCAAACGCTATTCAGAGGAAGAACTGCACGAGATGGCCATGAGCCTGGAGGCGAGCAGAAGCCAGAGCAGCTGGACGCCCGAGCGCATAGCAGAGTACCGCGCCCGCATGGCGCTGCGCAACAAGGCCAATGAGTTCTTTAAGGAAGAAGGAGCCGCTGTTATACTTAGTACCCGCGGCGGTATGCACGGCACGCACTTTACGAGCAACGGCGCCCCTTACGCCCCCGATGCCAAGCCTGCGCTGCCGGAACTGGAAATGGGCCTGGAGGACTATAACCGCATTGTGCGCCTGCTGGAGGCCAAGCAGCCGGTGAAGCTGGAGGTGGAAACCAAAACCCGCTTCTTCGACAAGGACATGAAGGGATACAACGTAATCGCCGAGATTCCGGGTACGGACAAGAAATTGAAAGATGAGGTGGTGATGCTGGGTGGCCATATCGACTCCTGGCATGGCTCAACCGGCGCCACCGATAACGCCGCCGGTGTAGCGGTGATGATGGAAGCCGTACGTATTCTGCAGGCCATGGGCGTTAAACCAAAGCGCACTATCCGCATTGCCCTCTGGACGGGCGAAGAACAGGGCTTGCATGGCTCCCGGGGCTATGTAAAAAACCACTTTGGCGACCCTGCCACCATGAAGCTGACCAAAGAGCAGGAAAAGCTGTCGGCCTACTATAACCTGGACAACGGCACCGGCAAAATTCGGGGGATTTACCTGCAGGGCAACGATGCTGTACGCCCGATTATGGAGGCGTGGCTGGCACCTTTCCACGATTTGGGCGCCACTACGGTAACTATCCGAAACACGGGCGGTACTGACCACCTGGCGTTTGATGCCGTGGGACTGCCGGGCTTCCAGTTCATTCAGGATGAGATAGACTACGATACGCGCACCCACCACACCAACCAGGATTCCTACGACCGCCTGCAGGCCGACGACCTGCGCCAGGCAGCCACTATCGTGGCCTCGATGGTATACCACACCGCCATGCGCGACAAGAAACTGCCGCGCAAGCCGCTGCCAAAGCCGCGACAGACGTCTTAA
- a CDS encoding ferritin, with protein sequence MKDLLRLRTSLTEVIEQTLNEQIKMEAEASAMYLAMSSWCDRNGFDFSAGYFKKQSDEEREHMLRLFKYVSDMGGRAVSPAIGDVQVEYDSFRNVFEMALQQEIAVTQSFNRIADRCQKEKDYVTFSFIQWFLKEQIEEEYVARRALELFELIGEDGTGRYEIDKRVPKIKYENTYED encoded by the coding sequence ATGAAGGACTTACTAAGACTTAGAACCTCACTTACCGAGGTAATAGAACAAACACTGAACGAGCAGATCAAGATGGAGGCCGAAGCATCGGCCATGTACCTGGCTATGAGCAGCTGGTGCGACCGCAATGGCTTCGACTTTAGCGCCGGCTACTTCAAAAAGCAGTCTGACGAGGAGCGGGAGCACATGCTGCGCCTGTTCAAGTACGTTTCTGATATGGGTGGCCGTGCCGTTTCTCCGGCTATAGGCGATGTGCAGGTAGAGTATGATTCTTTCCGTAACGTGTTCGAAATGGCCCTGCAGCAGGAAATAGCCGTGACGCAATCGTTTAACCGCATCGCAGACAGATGCCAGAAGGAGAAAGACTACGTGACGTTCTCGTTTATCCAGTGGTTCCTGAAGGAGCAGATAGAGGAGGAGTATGTGGCCCGCCGTGCGCTGGAGCTGTTCGAGCTGATTGGCGAAGACGGAACCGGACGCTACGAGATCGACAAGCGTGTGCCGAAGATAAAGTATGAGAATACCTACGAAGATTAA
- a CDS encoding (2Fe-2S) ferredoxin domain-containing protein, which yields MSKSFNIPDKVIYVCTGSKCKKKGGKDLSKLFRGMIKEMDMKGQVEVIKTDCTDRCDFAPVVSMQPDNAWLPYTDEQKAKQAFQEHILNNTVK from the coding sequence ATGAGCAAGAGTTTTAACATACCTGACAAGGTAATTTACGTGTGCACAGGCAGCAAATGCAAAAAGAAAGGCGGCAAGGATCTAAGCAAGCTTTTCAGGGGGATGATAAAGGAAATGGATATGAAGGGACAGGTGGAGGTCATTAAAACAGACTGTACTGACCGCTGCGATTTTGCCCCCGTGGTAAGCATGCAGCCCGACAATGCCTGGCTGCCCTACACCGACGAGCAAAAGGCAAAGCAGGCGTTCCAGGAGCACATCCTCAACAACACAGTGAAGTAG
- a CDS encoding DUF3103 family protein, whose protein sequence is MPTDSNESNTVNHSSRAQDAKMESFAKSLARSLENEAVRKFIKTEANKKFDGDFEFLYKESSKALIANEKFENLLAKEHKAINQLSKDADGVEFLHNISNEIPLLNIAVPANIEEWNTEEYTPLVAVIPSNFNDQTAGTIKAYDAKGTVTLLSIKDKPNVPVIVVGRNERVEYNSINQTYSQKSYAGTSGKATNYILPDDPYSGGGGGGTTTNYCRQNLKTDYITGIYFSDLSYYEAWALGQPEIVYQVKNPNNDSFWAMGNVNDNRSDFDYWYNMNANSNYWDTNTMPNTASYFWFEDDGGFETEHNVSVTFKLFGQSVTKSVKFKIKNDDDVMGHLAVVVGTCPSGESYTMGGGDGTFKFKLVSK, encoded by the coding sequence ATGCCTACAGATAGTAATGAATCAAACACTGTTAACCACTCAAGTAGAGCTCAGGATGCCAAAATGGAAAGCTTCGCTAAAAGCTTAGCTCGTTCCCTTGAAAACGAAGCGGTAAGGAAATTCATCAAAACTGAAGCAAATAAAAAATTTGATGGAGACTTCGAGTTCCTTTACAAAGAATCCAGTAAAGCCTTGATAGCTAATGAAAAATTTGAAAACTTACTAGCTAAAGAACATAAAGCAATTAATCAACTTAGCAAAGATGCCGATGGAGTAGAATTTTTACATAACATTTCTAATGAGATACCACTTCTAAATATTGCAGTTCCTGCAAATATAGAAGAATGGAATACAGAAGAATATACACCACTTGTCGCTGTGATTCCTAGTAATTTTAATGATCAAACAGCAGGAACAATAAAAGCATATGATGCTAAAGGCACGGTTACTCTATTATCTATTAAAGACAAGCCAAACGTACCTGTTATAGTTGTTGGTCGAAATGAAAGGGTAGAATACAATAGCATCAATCAAACGTATTCACAAAAAAGCTATGCGGGCACCTCAGGCAAAGCAACAAATTACATACTACCCGATGATCCATATAGTGGCGGCGGTGGCGGTGGAACCACTACGAATTATTGTAGACAGAACTTAAAAACTGATTATATAACTGGCATATATTTTAGTGACTTGAGCTACTATGAAGCTTGGGCACTAGGTCAACCCGAAATAGTTTATCAGGTTAAGAATCCAAACAATGATTCTTTTTGGGCAATGGGTAATGTGAATGACAACAGAAGTGATTTTGACTATTGGTATAACATGAATGCAAATTCTAATTATTGGGACACTAATACTATGCCTAACACTGCCAGCTATTTCTGGTTCGAAGATGATGGAGGCTTTGAAACAGAACATAATGTTAGTGTAACATTCAAGTTATTTGGACAATCAGTAACTAAAAGTGTTAAATTCAAAATCAAAAATGATGATGATGTCATGGGCCACTTAGCTGTAGTAGTTGGTACTTGCCCATCGGGAGAATCTTATACTATGGGTGGAGGCGACGGCACGTTTAAATTTAAACTTGTGAGTAAATAA